The nucleotide window AGTGGCTATGACCTGAGCTTCCCAAGCTTAGAACCCGGGTTCGAATCCCGGCAGTCGCATTGAAAAATCATTGAGACTAAGTCGTTTTTAAATTAAGCTTTTTAAATTAAATTTTTTTAAATTAAATTTTTTTAAATTTAAAATTATTATTTTGGTAAATAATTATAGATATATCATTAGATCCTATATTTTTTTATGAACTGCCCAAAATGTAATAGTTCCACTCACAATTGGAGAAGTGATGATAGATCACTGGAGGGCATATGCAGAAAAGGTACGCAATTCACTATATGGTTTAACGATATCGGAATATAAAGCCACTAGTTGACTTAACAAAGACGGTTATTTGATAGCCAGCAGTCTTTGCTTGTAGGCATGAGTACTCTTATTGTCTATTCGACTAAGTTTTAGGTTTCTTCAACTCTCTCCAGCCATCTTTTCTTCTATATATGTAACATACAAAATCAATGAGATATGCAGTTAATTAGGAGCCATCGTAGAACAAAATTATTAACAGGTTTCTACTGGATGCTTTAATTTTCAAGATCATTATTACCAATTAAAAATTAACTTTATGAAAAGTTTGCCTAATCTATTCTGTGACAATTATTTAGTATAATATTCTGGGTTAACTATGATTCAGTACCCACATCTTGTTATATATCGTAGCTTTTTTTGAGTTTATTTGAGATCTTAGAAATTTTACCTCTGTATTCTTGCAGTAGAAACTCTTCAGTTTCCGAACTTTTCCGGTCGATAAAGCCAACTTTTCTCATAACTATAAATTAAATTTTATACATGTAAGAATTAAAAGGAAAGTCTTAACTATAATATATAATACTTGATAATTGAAGTTAAATTTATGATTTTAAAAAATTGAGATGGGAAATATGAATAGAAAAAAGACTATACTTAAGATAGGTTTAATTTCAATAGGTCTAATCTTGCTTTTAGTTTCATCGATAGCATTGGCAGCTATTGAGAGTGATACAGGAAACGCCATTATAAAAGACGATTATGCTTCATCTTCAGCGTTGGCAACTACTGAGGAAAGCGCTTCGTCCAAGGTCATTGAGACTAAAATAAGTAGTAGCGGATTAGCACACTCTCCTGACATCTATGGTAACAGAATAGTATGGACGGATTATCGCGGTGAAGAGTGCAACATTTACATGTACGATTTTTCTACTAAAAAAGAAAGTCAGATCTCCACCTCTGGAATGATACACGGCAGTCCTGCTATCTATGGTAACAAGATAGTATGGGGGGACTCAACCAACTATAGTAGTATTCACATATATGATATATCTACCCAGAAAGATACTGAGATTCCAGGAAATACTGAAAAACCTGCTATCTACGGTGATAAAGTAGTCTACGATGACTACTATAATATCTACATATACAATCTTTCTACTTCCCAGAAAACTCAGGTAACCCCCAGCGGACCAGTATACTATCCTGCTATTTATGGTAACATTATAGTATGGCAAGGCGATAGCGGTGCAGGAAACTGGAATATCTACATGTATGATCTATCTACTAAAAAGGAAACGCAGATAACCACCAGTGGATCAGCAGAGGGCTCTACTATCTATGGTAACAGGATAGTATACGCCGATACTCGGAATGGAAACACTGATATCTACATGTATAATGTCTCCACTAAAAAGGAAACTCAGATAACCAGCAGTCCAGACGTTCAGGCATTTCCTGCTATCTATGGTGACAGGATAGTGTGGGAGGATGATGGCGGGAAGGATGATGGTGGAACAAATCATGGTATCTACATGTATGATATTTCCACTAATCAGAAAATGAAAATCAGCGCCAAAGGATCAGCCTACTCTCCTGCTATCTACGGTAACAGCATAGTATGGCAATATAATAATGAGAAATGGAAATCTGACATTTACATGGCTACTGTTGGAGTACCACAACCAAAATCACCTGTTGCCGCATTCTCTGCGTCTCAAACTTCAGGATATGCTCCACTGAAAGTAAAATTTACTGACAAAAGTGCCAATAGTCCAACTTCATGGAAGTGGAGTTTTGGAGATGGAAAAACTTCAACAGTCAAGAGTCCTGCATATACCTACACTAAAGCCGGAAAATATACTGTCAGCTTAACAGTAAAGAATGTGGCTGGAACAAGTACGAAAACAGTAAAGAATTATATTGTCGTAAACACGTTGAAATCCCCAGTTGCTGCATTTTCAGCTTCTCCACGTTCAGGAAAAGCTCCACTTAAAGTTCAGTTTACTGACAAGAGCTCCAACAACCCCACTTCCTGGAAATGGAGCTTTGGAGACAAAACGTATTCAACAGCCAAAAACCCTGTACATACATATAGTAAAGCCGGAAAATATACTGTCAGTTTAACAGTAAAGAATGCAAAAGGAAGTAACACTAAAACAATATCTGGATATATTGTAATAGCCAAAAAATGAGCAGTCTAAATAAGGGACATTAAAAGAGGTCAAACTTAAAGAGGAGTGGGGACTAAATTAAAAGTACTACAGACTATATTCTGAGTAAAACACCACTAACCATATTTAGAGGAGTAAAAGATACTTTCCCGGAGCAGTAATGTTTATTTCAACGTAGAGCAGATTTACTTTTATGGGTATATCGGGGAAAACACACCTTAGGGGAGCCAATCTTATAGGAGCTGAACTTCAAGGAGCGGACTTTCAAGAGGCTGACCTTGTAAAAACTAACCTTGAAGGAGCTGACCTTCGAGGAGCTAACCTTAAAAAGGCTGATCTTCGAGGAGCCAACCTTTCAGATACTCATCTTCTTGAAGGTAAAGGAGCTAATCTTCAGGAAGCTAACCTCCAAGAAGCTAATCTACAGGGAGCTAGCCTTGTAAAAACTAATCTTGAACAGGCTAACCTTGAAAGAGCTAACTTTCAACTGGCTAACCTTCATCTGGCGAACCTTAAAGGAGCTAACCTTAAAAAGGCTAACTTTCAGGTGGCTAATCTTGAGGGAGCTAATCTGCAGGGAACTAATCTTGAGGAGGCTGACCTGTATGGAGCTGGCCTTCAAGAGGCAAACCTTCAAGAAGCTAACCTTAGAGGCGCTAACCTCTATGGAGCAGACCTTCACAAAGCCCATCTTCTGAAAACTGATCTTGAGGAAGCAAACCTTGAAAGAGCTAACCTTACAGGAGCTCGTGATTTATCTATTGAGCAAGCTTCTAAAGTGAAAACACTTTATAACGCAAAATTAGACGAGGAGATTCTGGTTCCATTAAAAGAGAAATATCCTTCCCTATTTGAAAAAACCTGATGATTGACCGAATATTACCAGAACTTCCATTATAAGTTTTTAGTATTACGGTTCCGAAGTTTTGCATAAAACTTGATTTTTTAATAGATCAGCAGATCACAGATATTTTCCAAGAAATAAGGAATTGATTTTGGAATCAAAGCACTAGTATTACGATCTTCCAATAGAGTTTATATATATCCAGCCTAAGAATAATACTTTTTGACGTTTCAATCCTTTACAGAATCTAAGTGAATTGTATTCAAATTGTTAGACAACTACAATATTTATAGTAAGATTATAAAAGAAAAGAATAAGTATCATAATGCAACCTCAAATGGATAAACCTCTTCCCATTTATCACCCATAATCGAACTAATGCTTCCTTCTTCTATTATCATCTGCATTGTATCTCCCTCTAATCTAATTGTTATGAGGTTTCCACTTTCATAATAATCACATTTAACTGGAGACGAATCTCCATAGTGTAAAATGGCAGTACCACAGTCATACAAAACAAGATAACTTTCTCCTGATTTGAATTTTCGTTTCACGCGGAGATCTCCCGATAATTTCTTCTGGAATACTTTATGAACTTTTTTACAATTTAATACATTAATTCTTTATTAATTTTTTGGTTTAGTTGCTTTTAGTCCCTCCTTATTCGGGTATGAATTTTCACTGACGATTGAGCTTAATCTGATTATAAGCAACAGATTTTAGCAGGAATAACCTTACAAGTACTCAAAATGAATACAATGGTAATACGATAGTAATACATGATAATACAATATAGTACAATGATATTATAATGATAATATAATATAGTACAATGATATTACGATGATAGTACAATGATAATATAATGGTAAATCTGTTTAAATCATCCTTGAAAAAGAGCTTAAATGTGGCTTTAAGTTGTACAATCAGAAGTAAAATCTGACCTTAAAGCAAGAATCGAAGTACTAAAAAAGGAAGTTTGTAAAGGCTCTAAATCCAAAAGTAGAGACAATAAAGTCAAAAAAGAAAATAGGCCCTTTAAGATTAAAACTCAGGTCCTCAACCGTGTAAAGGCTTGAGCATAAACAACGAAAAAACCGTTATTGGCTAGCCAAATAACGTAATCTTTTCTTACTCATTAAAAGGGGAACCAAGTCACTAGAAAATTGTTTCATAAAATGAAAAATTATAATAAGACATGGATAATTAATGTGCCTTACGAGTTTTTGACAATATAAGTCCTGCAATAACCAGGATTAAAATACAGAGATAACTCATGTTAGACCCTACAGACGGTAAATTATTATTTGAAGATTTACTCGGGAATGATACATTAACAGCTTCACATACGGAACCGTAAGTTTGAGACTGCGCAGTGATTCTCACAGTGTATGTTTTTCCAGAATAGTTAGTAACTATAAAAGAGTCAGTTACCACTCCTATAGGGTTACTTACGTTGTCATTAGTACCTGGAATTCCACATGGCACAAATGTTTTTCCACGACCCATAGTGCCCAATACAAAAGTCAGATTGCTGGACTGTGATGAAGAATCATAATAACTTGCATTAATATACGCTGCAGTATTGTTTATCTGTTTAGAAGTACAGTTTGCACTGATCACAGTCTTCACAACAGGTATTGCAGATGTGGTATTTGCAGGCGTTACAGATGTGGTATTTGCAGGTGTTACAGATAGGGTACCTGCAGGTATTTTAATAGTGTACTGGTCCAGATCAGGCGTCAATTTGTGAGTGTACTTTTGTCCATCTAAAGTTATTGTTACAATTTTATATGTGACACCTTGAGTCAAATGGAAATTTGCTCTACCTTCCTTATTCGTCCAGGCGCAAAAATTAGGTTTTTCATTAGCTGGGTCATTATTTGGTGTGTAAATCTGAACCTCACATCCATAAATCCTTTCATTTGAATTATTAGAAATATATAATTGTACATAGTGTGGTGCACAATAATCAGGTGCTTCCACCATTTTCAAGTTTATTTCCGTGTTTATGCCTGTCATGTTTACTGGCAATTCCGGATCGTTAAGGTAGCCTGTTGCTGAAGCAGTTAAACAGTACTTACCTTTTTCACTGTTCACAGTGAACTGGTAAAGTCCATCAACATCAGTAATTTGAATAGAATTCCACGTATTATTTGATAATGTAACTACAGCATTCTGAACAGGTTGGCCTGTTTTTGCGTCTGTTAAATATCCAAATATGCCGGAAGAAACTGTAGCCGATTTTTTGCCACTTACTGTGAACAAACTTACAGGACTGCTGTATACCCATGAATTATGAACGTCATCACGTGCACCGATTTTTATAGTAAATGCTCCATTGTGGTTTATTGGCACACTTGCAGATGTTTGAGAAGTGTTAAGGCTGTATATTAAGTGAGAAGAGTCGAACTTTGATGTACTGTTATATACGTTGATAGAATACCTGGTTGCATTCAAATATGCCCAGCTTATGCTTACATACCCGTTAACAGTTGAAATCGTACTGCCATCCGCTGGAAAAGTAACAGAAGGTTCTACAGAACCATTGTAAACAGGTAAATTTCTTGTACCGTTTTCTGCAACATACCCACAGTCTTTTGTACCCCTGGAGCATGAATAGGAGCTGGTTACAATATTATCAGTTGATTTAATATTCATGCCGTTAATTCCATTAAATTCGGGACTGTTATAGAATATATTGTTTGAAATAGTACCCCTGCCTGAACAAGCACCGTCAGCCTGGTCTTGATAAATTGTATTTAATTGAAGTGTTGAAAAGATATTATTATTAATCTTAAGGCCTGTTACATTACCTCCCATAACTTCTACGCCAGCATTACCGGAACCGGTATCGGTATAGAAAGTATTCTTGCAAATTTGAACGTTTTTCGTATTATGGATTTTAATGCAAGAATTTATAAAAGTACCCCAGCAATTATTAAATATTAAAATTCCATCACCTGCAGACCATGCATCAAAACTATCATGGCCAGGTTTACATACGGTATTATAAACCTGAACGCTGCTGGTATTTTTTTTACAGAAAATAAAGTCCCCCATACTATATTGCATTTTTAAGTCGTGAATAACTGCATTTGAACAGCCGGATAAAAGAACTCCTTTTTCATACTCCCTATACTTGTTTTTTGCTGCATGCATTTTACTTAAAGATCCCCAACCACCATCAATTAAGAAATTTGAAATTTCAATATCAGAAATGCCTTCACAGTTAATAATATTTTGAGTTGCAAAATTAGATTCGGGATTGTCACAATAGATTACTGTAGCACCAATCCCATTTCCGTTAAGAGTTACTCCTGATTTCATGATTATGGGTGAACTTATGTGAAACGTGGTCGATGCAAGCTGTACAGTGTCACCTGAATTCGCTGATTGTATGGCAGCGTTGATAACTTTCTGGTCGTCTGAGCCTGTAGGGCTAAAAGAAGTCCCTGGGCCGACATCGATAATTTCAGCTGAACAACTTGCTGAAGAAAAACATATAAACAAAAGTAGAGAAATATAAAAATTAGTAGGTTTAATACTTATCATATATCTTTCTATAGTATTACTCTTTTATATTTTTTACTTCCGCCGCCTTTTTATTATCAAAGTAAAAGGTAAATCACGAGTAACCAAAGAGATCATAATTTCCATTTTTGAATCATCTAACTTATTTTACAGTATTTACCGAATCTTCAACTAATGTGACTGTAAGATTTAATACTGTTTTTCTTTTTGTTTTTTATTACAATCTAAAAACTAGTATCAATCCAACGAGAAATCCAAACCCGTAAACAGATAGTTTGTTAAGAGGTTCATCTTGTATTTCCGTATAAATATCGTATATTCCAACCACAGAAATTATAATCCCAATTAGACCCAGTATAATTATGAGACGACTAATGAATGAATCTAGATCAAATAAAGAATTTGAATTATTTGATACATTGGTTGTGGCATTAGAAATAGTTGTTAGTACAAGAGTTAGGTAGTAAATTGGATCTAATGAAACTCCATATTTGATAGGAATTGCTATTGTAAATCCTAAACAAAAACCTTCGATGAATAACTTACGATACATACTAAAACTATGACATTAAACATATATTAAACATGATCAGTTCTTATACATATTTTCGTCTTATCTTTCGATCTACTCTTCCTTTGGATATAAATGATAATGTTTATTTGAGTTCACAGTCGATTAAGGATAATTTTATTTTTCAAGTAAAGGACATGGATTATGGCACTAAAAAAGGAAGCATATGAGAATGTAAGAGAACACAAACTATTGATATGGATTCTTATTGTTTTTGCTGTTGCTCTTGTGTTTATTGCCTTACTTCTTGGTTATTTAGTATTCACATATCCTGTAAATCAAGTATCTCAATATGGAATAACTAACGCAACAGAAAAAGCTAATTTAATTAATCAATATCGTACGACTTCAATTCAATTAATCTCTATTTTTGCTCAAATATTCGGTGGTATTGCCGTTTTGATTGGTATTTATTTTGCTTGGGGAAATCTTACAACTGCTAGGGAAGGTCAGATTACTGAACGCTTTACTCGAGCTGTAAATCAATTAGGAGCTATTGATCAATCAGGAAATCCGGCAATAGAGATTAGATTGGGTGGAATATATGCCCTTGAGAGAATTGCAGATAGATCTGGTAAGGACTACTGGCCAATTATGGAGATTTTAACAGCTTATATTAGGAAAAATTCACCCATAGAAAATTACAATATAAAAACTGAGGACATTAAAAATCAAGATAAAGTTTCTTTTGATATTCAAGCAATTCTTACTGTCATTAAAAGACGCAGATACTTCTTTAATTCTGGCGAGTCAGATTGTTTAGACCTGCATGAAACTTGTTTAAATGGGGCTAACCTTAAAGGGGCTCATCTTGAGAAGGTTAACCTTTACCGGGCTAACCTCAAAAAGGCTGATCTTGAAGGTGCCTATCTTCAAGAAGCTGATTTTCTAGCAGCCAAACTAAGGTCAGCTAATCTTAAAAAGGCTAATCTTTGTGGAGCTGATCTTGAGGAGGCTAATCTTTGTGGAGCTGATCTTGAAGGAGCACACCTTAAAGATGTTAACTCTTCTCCAGAGTTTCCCGGTCTAGATGCAATCGTATCAGTTGACCAGCTGTCTAAAGTAAAAACGCTTTATAACGCTGAATTAGATGATGAGCTAGAAAAAATATTAAGAGACAATCATCCTTATCTATTTTCTCCTACAGGAAAGCACCCTGAAGATTACTTCTGAAATAAAAGAGCAACTCTTATAAAAAACTAAGCTAAAACTTAAATTTCGACAAAATCGAAAAAAATAACAATCGTTAACCAGAAGTAAAATTTGATCTTGAAGCAAGAATTGAAGTATTGGGAAAAAGCTCAATACGCTTTTAGAATCCGAAATAAGACTCTAAAAAGTGGGCCCGCTGAGATTCGAACTCAGGACCTCCGCCGTGTACTGTTGCCTTATAAAAATATACCACATTTACTTACTTTTTCTCGACCAAATACCATCCTATTCCTGTATGTTCTGTAATGTTAAGTAAACAAGCGAATTTCATAAAAAAGGATTGATAAAATTATTATTGTCAACCTTTCACTGATCTATGTGTCAAAAACTAAATCGAAAAACAGATGTTACTATATCGAGTTATAATGTTAAATTTTATACTATTGTGGTTAGTGATAAATATGGAAGAGATAAAATGTAGAGAACAGTTTGTTCCTTTATTTCCATTCAATGAACAGAACAAATCTGTAGTTATTGCAAAAGATCAAGTATTGATTAAAGATAGTAATAAGATTGATTTATTTACCCTCAATGCAGAAATTCATCTTGATTTCCTTCCAAAACCTCGGATTCATATACATATTACCAACATAGATGAATTAGATTATGTTCATAGGGTAGAATTATTCGCACTTATTTGCACACCAGAGCTCTATTCATTAGAGCTAAAAAGCCACAAAAAAAATATTGAAGCATGGATAACAACTTCAAATCCTAAGGAATACTCATTGATTTTCTCCCCACCTTCTGAGCCAATAGTTGGACTTGGAGATGAGGATACCCAGATGCATTATGTTGTTTTTCATTTATTTAATTTCAAAAAAATATGTGCAAATAAAGGAAAATATTGTGAAGATGTTCACTTAGAAGCAGATAACTGGATCATAGAACTCAAGCCTTCGGGAAAATCTGAAATGAACTTTGAAAAATTAAAAAAAGAAGGTGGCTATTGTCTAACGCATATAGGTCATTTACGTAAAAAAGATAATACTCTCATTTCAGGTAAAGAAGCTGCACATATGCTTAGCATGCTATATTATTTTTTCTCTTTTGCAAAAGGAAACTGGTGTAATCCCGTATGTGCAGTAGGTGTTAACTCCTCAGATAGAGTATGGGAATCATGGTCATCTCCAAAAGAATCTTGTTCCTCTGCAAAAGGATCATGGTTTGATGAACATCATTCTGAGCAGTTAGAAAATATTTTTCCTGGTTTTATGAATCTTTGGGTTTCTGAAGACTGGAAGGAGACTTTTCAGAAGGTTATATACTGGTATATAATTTCTAACACTTCCAATATTGATGCTGGAGTAATCTTAACTCAGTCTGCACTTGAAAGGTTATACTCTGAGCATTTTAAAGCAAATTCATCAAGGAACATTAATGCCGCAAAGAAGTTGGAAGATCTTTTTTGTGATTTGAATATTCCTATAGACTTAACTGATAATACACCTAAGTTGAAAAAGCTAGCAGAAGATGTCAATGATCAAATAGATACAAAAAAACTAGACAAAAATACGAAATGGATTAATGCACCTATTGCTTTGACTAAAATGCGCAATTATTTGGTACATCCTAGAAACATATATGAGCCTTTAAAATTTGGTTCAGCCATCCATGACTCATGGAATCTGGGTCTGTGGTACCTTGAGCTTTCGTTGCTTAGAGAGTGTGGGTACTTAGAAGACTATCGTAATCGTTTAATTCCTAGATGGGTAGGAGAAGTCGAAAAAGTTCCATGGAAAAAATAATTTATAAATCTACCAAATAATTTCGAAACCTGTTTATAGATAAACGAAGATTTTTAGTAGCTCTGATGTGAGAGGAAATCTCCCAAAAACTCCATGTGATGAACTAAGAATATCTGTAGCCAGGAGGCTGATTACTCATACTTAGCCAGTGACTTGGTACTGGTTACTAGTTATTACCTATTTATGAGTTTCAGATATCATTGTAAAAAATATCGGAGGTATAATATGACAGACGATATGCATCATGTGGAAGTTATTCTCATCTGTATCACTGTTATTATAACTTTGTTACGTTGATTGAGGGGAAGAGGGACTCCACATCAGGGTTACATTTGCGTAAATAATAATGTTTACTTTAGTTCGCTATTGTTAACACGTGCTGTAAAGAATCGAGTATTTTGTCTTCTATTGCCTTCTCAAAATTTACCTCAATAATATTGTACACGCTTTAAGGTAAAATTTCAGATATTGCTCATAGTTTGTTTGGTCAGCTTTTATTACTACGTTTTCTCCAAGCGGAGGGAATGAAAAGATGAGCTCTCCATTAATCCAATCTAATTCTATTGAATTTAAATCCCTTCCTTCGTCATCCTCATAGATTATGCTTAAATAAGTAATTGCCTGAAACAGATATTTATTTGTGTAATTTATGAAAAGTATAGCTACATCTAATGCATCTTCAACCTCTTCTTCGCTTGGATTCTTATACTCATGTTCTAAAAGATTTCTTTTTCTGTTGATTTTGGTCAAAATTCGGGGTGAAATCACTCCTATATTATTTAAGAATTCAATCTTTTTGGGGAAATTCAACTTTTTCAATCTTTCAGATAAACCAAATCCAATTAATAGGGAATCTAATTGGGAATCAATAGCTCTTTTAGTATTAGATAATGAATTCACTAAGTGATGGTCATATTTAGCTGTCAAATCATACTCAGCATATGTAAGAAAATCTTCTGGGGATATTTCAAAATTTGTTTCGATATTATCATAAGAGCAATGCTCAAATTCACCCATTTCAAAAACATGATTAAGAGATTCTAAACTAAATTCTCTCACGTACATCACCCTTGATAATCAATCAATAAGAGCCTAGGAAAAGTCAATTATATGTTGTAAACATTACAACAGAATATAAACCATTCTATTCAATTGCCCATGTGCTCTGAATTTCACCTTGCTTGAATTTTTCGTTTTTTAGTATCTTTTTTTATTTTCGGAGTTCTGGATTCTAGTCAGAACAGAAAAAGTATACTTATCTTTTCTGAAAGCAATTTAACTTAGCCTGTTTATCTCTTCAATTGAAGTTTAAATATTGAATGCTTGCCTACATATGTTTTCATTTTGTTTTTTATCTGCCCCTTATTTTAATATAAATGACAATGTTTATTTTAGTTCACAACTGATAACTTATACGCAATTTCCCTTGATGAAAATTTGATGGTAAGATTAGTGTGCAACCAGAAGCAAAATCTGACATCGAAGCAAGAATTGAAGCATTAGAAAAGGAAGTTTATAAAACCTCTAAATCAGAAAAAGAAAGTGGACCCGCTGAGATTTGAACTCAAAACCTCAGCCGTGTAAAGTCCATTTAGATCTGATGAAGAAAACAAGACTATTATGCCGAATCTACGTCAGATAGAAATACTCGATCTCGAATCCTTTTAGAAATATAAGCTTAAATCACTTCTTTTTGAAATTAATTGTCATTTTTTTAGCTTTTAAGAACAAAATAAGTTTTAAGGGATCTCAATGCAAGTTTCTAATACATCTGACGCATTAATATATTTATGAAACCCTTCCAGCTGACTGCCGCAATCTTCTGCCTGACCCTAATACTCATTGCAACCGGATGTACAGATCAAAAAGAGACTCCGATTGAAACAGCTTCGGAACAAACAACTCCTACAACTACTCAAGATACCGTTACTATATCAGGCCAGAATCTTACCGTGCATTTCCTGGATGTTGGTCAGGGAGACTCAATGCTCCTAGAGATTGATGGAAAATCCATGTTAGTTGACGCAGGAGAAAGTGATCAGGGAAAAGTTGTCACAGCTTACTTGCAGGACCAGGGAATTTCAACACTGGATTATGTAGTTGCAACCCATCCGCATTCTGATCATATCGGAGGGATGAACGAGATCCTTAACAACTTCCAGGTAGAGCATTTTGTTGACAGCGGATACCCTCATACCTCTAAGACTTACGAGAATATGCTGAAGACTATTGATCAGAAAAATATTCCCTTCCAGGTAGCTCAAGCTGGTCAAAAAATCGAGTTTGATCCTGCTGTTGATATTGAGGTCTTAAATCCTGCAAAGACATATTCTGAAGATTTGAACGAAAACTCAGTAGTCCTCAAGGTAACTTACGGAACCACTTCATTCTTGCTCATGGGTGATGCAGGCCTTGAAACAGAAGAACATATCATGAAAGCTGGATATAATGTGGATTCTGACATATTAAAAGTCGGACATCACGCCAGCAGATCTGGCAGTGGAGCATCGTTCATTTCAGCTGTAAGTCCTGAAGTAAGTGTTATCGAAGTTGGAGCAGGAAACGACTATGAACATCCTCATGCTGAGATTCTTGAAAGACTACAGAAAGCTTCAAAAGTCTACAGAACAGACTTGGATGGAACAATTACTGTTACAACCGATGGATCTACTTATACCATAACAACTGAAAAAACCGGGACCATTTCCAGTAGAAATGGAGCCTACACTTCTACAGATTCAACAAGTGAAGAGTCGGAAACTCCAGGTTCTGCAAAATCGACTGTTTATGTGAGCGACCTGAATCTTCAAGATGAATGGGTTCGGATATCAAACACAGGGTCTTCTCCAGTTTCTTTGAACGGCTGGAAAATTGAAGATGAAGGCAGTAAACATATCTATACGTTTCAGTCTTACACCCTGAATGCAGGAACCACAGTAATTATATTTACTGGAAAGGGCACAAACTCAGCTACTGAGCTTTACTGGCAATTAAACGACCCTATATGGAATAACAATGGTGACACAGCATATCTCTACGACAATAGTGGAAAGCTGATCTCAAAACTGGAGAGCTGAAGATGGAAAATTTCAAAGTTACTCTTGACCGTATAGAAGAAGGTAATGCAGTGCTGCTTATAAGGGATGACGAGTCAATAAAAATTGACATCCCTCTCTTTTTGTTGCCTGCATGCAGCAAGGAAGGTGATGTTCTGGATATTACCATCACCAAAGATGTGCAAGAGACAGAGAATGCGAAGGAAAGAGTATCAAACCTGCTTGAGAAGCTTAAGAATAAGAATCGAGGATGATAGTTGTATTTCTATCTCTGAATTTGTTAAAATTACCGAGGATGAAGA belongs to Methanosarcina barkeri 3 and includes:
- a CDS encoding DUF3006 domain-containing protein, with product MENFKVTLDRIEEGNAVLLIRDDESIKIDIPLFLLPACSKEGDVLDITITKDVQETENAKERVSNLLEKLKNKNRG